A genomic segment from Lutibacter sp. A80 encodes:
- a CDS encoding glycoside hydrolase family 2 protein produces the protein MFKIHKKILLLIFVFSFFSQINAQENLIINTYNRSSESLNGDWKYIVDPYENGFYNYRLEAFEDQENPGSSAFFMNAKPKDKTDLVEYDFDLSDSIAVPGDWNTQKENLYYYEGTLWYKKSFDYVKNNQDNRVFVYFEAVNYQSDVYFNGKKLGAHTGGFTPFNFEVTDLLKESDNFLVVKVDNKRIAEGVPTLNTDWFNYGGITRDVKLVEVPSTFIQDYFIQLNPENNQQIKGFVQLKGQDVSEKEILVTIPELKIKEKVVTNKEGIASIQIKSKKIKYWSTQNPYLYNVVLTVGADKIEDQIGFRTIKTQGQEILLNDEKIYLKGISIHEESPISGGRGSTIEDAQQLLNWAKELGCNYVRLAHYPHNEHMVRLADKMGILVWEENPVYWTIAWDNEETYKNAENQLSEVINRDKNRASVIIWSMANETPTSDARNVFLGNLAAHTREMDPTRLISAALEQTDYQGNPSIRTIHDDFADVVDVLSFNQYVGWYDGLPDKCGQLSWKITQNKPVLISEFGAGAKVGFHGDKLTRWTEEYQEDLYIQTLKMLEGIEQLQGFSPWILVDFRSPRRVLPKIQDGYNRKGLISEDGQKKKAFFVLKDFYDNKK, from the coding sequence ATGTTTAAAATTCACAAAAAAATCCTTTTATTAATTTTTGTATTCTCATTTTTTTCACAAATAAATGCGCAAGAAAATTTAATAATAAACACATACAATCGATCGTCAGAAAGTTTAAATGGCGATTGGAAATATATTGTAGATCCTTATGAAAACGGTTTTTATAATTACCGTTTAGAAGCATTTGAAGATCAAGAAAACCCGGGTAGTAGTGCATTTTTTATGAATGCAAAACCAAAAGATAAAACTGATTTGGTAGAATATGATTTTGATTTGTCAGATTCAATTGCAGTGCCAGGTGATTGGAATACGCAAAAAGAAAATTTATACTATTATGAAGGTACGCTTTGGTATAAAAAATCTTTCGATTATGTGAAAAACAATCAAGATAACCGTGTTTTTGTATATTTTGAAGCCGTAAATTATCAATCAGATGTGTATTTTAATGGAAAAAAATTAGGGGCTCATACAGGTGGTTTTACACCTTTTAATTTTGAAGTAACCGATCTTTTAAAAGAAAGTGATAATTTTTTAGTTGTAAAAGTTGATAATAAAAGAATAGCAGAAGGTGTTCCAACTTTAAATACCGATTGGTTTAATTATGGTGGAATTACAAGAGATGTAAAATTAGTTGAGGTTCCTAGTACTTTTATTCAAGATTATTTTATTCAATTAAATCCTGAAAATAACCAACAAATTAAAGGGTTTGTGCAATTAAAAGGGCAAGATGTTTCTGAAAAAGAAATTTTAGTAACTATTCCAGAACTTAAAATAAAAGAAAAAGTTGTAACTAATAAAGAAGGTATTGCTTCTATTCAAATAAAATCGAAAAAAATTAAATATTGGTCAACTCAAAATCCATATTTATACAATGTAGTTTTAACTGTTGGTGCAGATAAAATTGAAGATCAAATTGGGTTTAGAACTATTAAAACACAAGGACAAGAAATTCTTTTAAATGATGAAAAAATATATTTAAAAGGAATTTCTATTCACGAAGAAAGTCCAATTTCTGGAGGTAGAGGATCTACAATAGAAGACGCGCAACAATTGCTAAATTGGGCAAAAGAATTGGGATGTAATTATGTGCGTTTAGCACATTATCCACATAACGAACATATGGTTAGACTAGCCGATAAAATGGGAATATTAGTTTGGGAAGAAAACCCGGTTTATTGGACCATTGCTTGGGATAATGAGGAAACTTATAAAAATGCCGAAAATCAATTATCAGAGGTTATTAATAGAGATAAAAATAGAGCTTCTGTAATTATTTGGTCTATGGCAAACGAAACGCCTACTAGTGATGCTCGTAATGTTTTCCTTGGAAATTTAGCAGCACACACACGTGAAATGGATCCAACTAGATTAATTAGTGCAGCTTTAGAGCAAACAGATTATCAAGGAAATCCGTCTATAAGAACAATTCACGACGACTTTGCCGATGTTGTTGATGTATTAAGTTTTAATCAATATGTTGGTTGGTATGATGGTTTACCAGATAAATGTGGACAACTTAGTTGGAAAATTACACAAAATAAACCAGTCTTAATTTCAGAATTTGGTGCTGGGGCTAAAGTTGGTTTTCACGGCGATAAATTAACACGTTGGACTGAAGAATATCAAGAGGATTTGTATATTCAAACTTTAAAAATGTTGGAAGGAATTGAGCAATTACAAGGTTTTTCTCCTTGGATTTTAGTTGATTTTAGATCGCCAAGACGTGTATTACCAAAAATACAAGATGGTTATAATAGAAAAGGATTAATTTCTGAAGACGGACAAAAAAAGAAAGCGTTTTTTGTATTGAAGGATTTCTATGATAATAAAAAGTAA